Part of the uncultured Desulfobacter sp. genome, CCATAACGGTTGACATCGGCGACCATCCGGTCCACCCGGTCCTGGGTAGTTAAATACAGTCCCTTGCTGTCGATGGCGATCAACTGGGTGATGCCATTATTTTCCACTTCTTGGATAATCATATCCGATGTTGTGCCATAGCGATTTTCCATGGATGCTCCTTTAAAATTAGCCTTGCTTAATAAAACATTAGAAAACTAACTAAATCGGTTAGCACAATTAAAGGCAAAAAAGCAATATTTTTTTGGATCATCGCCATGTTCCATAAATCCCCGGAGTTGCACCTCTCATATGTGGCTCAGACAGGCCCGGGTTCTTCTGGACCAAGGAGAGATGAACATTACTGAAATGGCGTTTGAAGCAGGGTTTTCCAGCCTGTGGCCACGATAAATACTAAAGTCCCCTGGGTATCGTATCATCCAGCCGAATATGATAATTACGATGACGGTACTCAAGATGATAACGAAGAAAAACGCCGGAACCCTTAAGTTGTTTTTAATTGTTCCCATTCAAACCGGATGATGTTGCGTAGGCTTCGGTCAAATTCCACACCGATAAGATAAATTTCGGCATAATTATCACGAAACTTGTCTGCATAGCCTTTTTGCCGGATTTGTGCCGAGCTGTTCCCGGGGTTTTGTCAATGTCCACAACCTTGAATTCAAAAAGGTAAACCTTATTATCGTTCAGTTGGACGGTCATATCAATGCGGCCATGGTTGGTGGTGTCCTCAGGGGTTACATTAAGTCCAAGAATAAACCCGGACTTATCCACATATGCATAACCTTCCTCAATGTCAGGCTGAAAGTCCGATTGGTCAGAAGCTATCCATCGTCTGCATTGGCCTGTCCCGCCCTGCCCCCCCAAAAAACTTGATGCCTTCTGCAACAAGTTACTTGATTAATTCCCGATCCGGGCAGAAACATTCCCGATCCGGGTAGAAGTTGCCGACAAGCCATGTTAGGTAGCTCTAACTCGAATCAAGGGTAAAGGAATTTAAAATTGCAGCGGCGAACCTGATATGAAAACAACAGCAGAGCAAATGGAGCGTAAACCGCTGAGCACCTGGCTGTTGCTGGTCAGTCTCTACATAACCCAGAATTTAGGGCTGGGTTTTTTCTGGATTGCCCTGGTGGCGATCATGCGTCAGCAAGGGTTCCCCTTGGAGCGGTTGGGGGTGATCTATCTTTTAGGGCTCTTTTGGGTCATCAAATTTTTATGGGCACCATTGATTGATCGCATTGGTTTTGGTCGGCCATGGCCGTTATTAAATCCATTTTGAACCATACAAGGATAAAAAATGAATACACTATTAAAATTGCAAGCCTATATGAGCGGCAGAAAAGCTTTGCTGCCCAGCGCATTGGCCTTATCGGCAATCAGTTCCCTGATGGGCATGTTGCCGTTTATTTTTATCTGGTTGATTGCCGGGGAACTGTTTAAATCCCAGGCAGACTCTTCGCCGGAACTGATCAATACCTATGCCTGGTATGCCATGGGAACGGCCGTCGGTGGTATCTGCCTTTATTTTCTGGCACTCATGTTGTCACACCTTGCTGCATTCCGGGCAGAGACCAACATGCGCAGGCAGGCCATGCAAAAGATAGTGCAACTGCCGCTTGGATTTTTCGACACCAACACCAGTGGGCGTATCCGGAAAATCATTGATGACAATGCCAGTGTCACCCACACATTTCTGGCTCACCAAATGCCGGATCTGGCGGGCAGCATCATGATGCCCATCGCATCATTGGTATTGATTTTCGTTTTTGACGTTTGGTTAGGTCTTGCCTGTCTTTTCCCTATCATCACAGCCATGATCATCATGAGTTCAATGATGGGAAAACGGGGGCGTCACTTTCTGAAGAAATACATGGACGCCTTAGAGGAAATGAATACCGAAGCGGTTGAGTATGTAAGGGGAATACCCGTGGTCAAGGTGTTTCAGCAAACGGTTTTCTCGTTCAAAAACTTTTACAACAGCATTACCAGGTATAAAGAGATGGTGTCTGAATTTACCATGATGCGGGAAAAACCCATGTCGGCGTATACAGTCATTATTCATGGATTTGTATATGTTCTTGTCCCAGTGGCCATTTTATTAATGGGAAATTCGGGTAACCTGGCCGGCGTACTGCTGGACCTGATTTTTTTCATTCTGATTACGCCGGTATTTGCCCAAAGTGTCATGAAAAATATGTACATGAACCAGGCCATTGGCCAGGCCTCCGAGGCTGTGAACCGCATAGAGACGTTAACCAATGTTGACCCTTTGCCTGTGGCGCCAAACCCCATATCCGGCAGAGGCCATGAGATATCTTTCTTTGGGGCCTCTTTCACCTACCCGGGCAGCGTGCAAAAGGCAATCGACGACATCAGTTTCACCATCCCCCAAGGCAAGACCTATGCGTTGGTAGGCGCCTCGGGAAGCGGCAAAACAACCATCGCACGCCTTGTCCCCCGGTTTTGGGATGCCGATACAGGCCAGGTGACCATCGGGGGAAGCGACGTGAAGGAGATAGCCCCCAAAGAACTGATGGCGCACGTCTCTTTTGTTTTTCAAAATACCCGGCTGTTTAAAACCACATTATTGGAGAACATCCGCTATGGAAATCCCCATGCAACGGCCCAGGCCATTGAACAGGCCGTTGATCTGGCACAATGCCGGGAGATAATCGATAAACTGCCCGACGGATTAAACACCAGAATCGGCACCCAAGGCACCTATCTATCAGGCGGTGAACAACAACGAATCGCATTGGCAAGAGCCATTTTAAAGGATGCACCCATCGTGGTCCTGGACGAAGCAACAGCCTTCAGTGATCCTGAAAACGAACACTTGATACAAAAAGCGTTGGGCAAACTCACCCAAGGCAAAACCGTTCTGACCATTGCACACCGGTTGACCAGTGTTGTGGATGTGGATTCTATCCTGGTCATTGATAAAGGAAAAATTGCAGAACAGGGGAATCACCATGAACTGATCAACCGGCAAGGGGTCTACGCCGGGATGTGGAATGAATACCAGAAATCAATTCAATGGACCATTGGAAAGGAAATGAAATATGCTTGATACAATACAACAACGATTTGCCCTGTCACCCGAAGGGGCAAAAGCATTCCTTAAGGGGACCTTTTGTACGGCCCTGCTCAACATCACACTCATGCTGCCGGCCGTATTTGTTTTTCTGTTTCTTGATGATTACCTGCGTAAATGGATTGATCCATCAAAAACCATCAGCACGGGGATGGGGTATTACGTTACGCTGGCTCTGCTTTTTATGTTGATAACCT contains:
- a CDS encoding PD-(D/E)XK nuclease domain-containing protein, with the translated sequence MDKSGFILGLNVTPEDTTNHGRIDMTVQLNDNKVYLFEFKVVDIDKTPGTARHKSGKKAMQTSFVIIMPKFILSVWNLTEAYATSSGLNGNN
- a CDS encoding ABC transporter ATP-binding protein yields the protein MNTLLKLQAYMSGRKALLPSALALSAISSLMGMLPFIFIWLIAGELFKSQADSSPELINTYAWYAMGTAVGGICLYFLALMLSHLAAFRAETNMRRQAMQKIVQLPLGFFDTNTSGRIRKIIDDNASVTHTFLAHQMPDLAGSIMMPIASLVLIFVFDVWLGLACLFPIITAMIIMSSMMGKRGRHFLKKYMDALEEMNTEAVEYVRGIPVVKVFQQTVFSFKNFYNSITRYKEMVSEFTMMREKPMSAYTVIIHGFVYVLVPVAILLMGNSGNLAGVLLDLIFFILITPVFAQSVMKNMYMNQAIGQASEAVNRIETLTNVDPLPVAPNPISGRGHEISFFGASFTYPGSVQKAIDDISFTIPQGKTYALVGASGSGKTTIARLVPRFWDADTGQVTIGGSDVKEIAPKELMAHVSFVFQNTRLFKTTLLENIRYGNPHATAQAIEQAVDLAQCREIIDKLPDGLNTRIGTQGTYLSGGEQQRIALARAILKDAPIVVLDEATAFSDPENEHLIQKALGKLTQGKTVLTIAHRLTSVVDVDSILVIDKGKIAEQGNHHELINRQGVYAGMWNEYQKSIQWTIGKEMKYA